From a single Deltaproteobacteria bacterium IMCC39524 genomic region:
- a CDS encoding phosphoglycerate dehydrogenase has protein sequence MNKVRTYNKISVKGLEKFSLDKYEIASEISTPDALMLRSHVLQPDDIETSVKAVGRAGAGVNNIPVENCTERGIVVFNAPGANANAVKELAVAAMLLSCRDIVGAIDFVRKEGQGKSAEELHKLVEGGKKTYGGTELKGKTLGVVGLGAIGSLVAETGLMLGMKVIGYDPALSVAAAWRLSRDVEKMENMQSLLAKSDIVTLHLPVLEATRNLINKDLVESFKPGATLINLSREKVADTEAILKGLETGRIGQYLTDFPVQELMGNDKVVPIPHLGASTEEAEENCAIMVADQLIDFLENGNIKNSVNFPSIALERNGGFRIAFSNRNVPKMLNQVLSVLADRELNVIDMINKSRDEVAYNIIDIDREPSEELVQALEAIDGVIKVRIL, from the coding sequence ATGAACAAAGTCCGCACTTATAACAAAATTTCTGTCAAGGGCCTCGAAAAGTTCTCCCTCGACAAGTACGAAATTGCCAGTGAAATTAGCACTCCAGACGCACTGATGCTGCGAAGCCATGTATTACAGCCGGATGATATTGAAACGTCTGTGAAGGCCGTCGGTCGTGCTGGCGCCGGAGTCAATAATATCCCGGTTGAAAATTGCACCGAGCGCGGTATCGTCGTTTTCAACGCGCCGGGCGCCAACGCCAATGCCGTTAAGGAGCTGGCCGTTGCAGCGATGCTGCTCTCTTGCCGCGATATCGTCGGTGCCATCGACTTTGTCCGCAAAGAGGGTCAGGGCAAGAGCGCAGAGGAATTACACAAGCTGGTTGAAGGCGGCAAGAAGACCTATGGTGGCACTGAACTGAAGGGCAAGACTCTTGGTGTTGTCGGCCTCGGCGCCATCGGTTCCCTGGTTGCGGAAACAGGTCTGATGCTCGGTATGAAAGTGATCGGTTACGATCCGGCGCTTTCCGTAGCTGCCGCCTGGCGTCTGTCACGTGATGTCGAGAAGATGGAGAATATGCAATCGCTGCTCGCCAAATCGGACATCGTGACTTTGCACCTGCCGGTCCTGGAAGCAACCCGTAACCTGATCAACAAGGATCTGGTCGAAAGCTTCAAGCCGGGGGCAACTCTGATCAACCTGTCCCGCGAAAAAGTCGCTGACACAGAGGCGATTCTTAAAGGCCTGGAGACGGGTCGGATTGGTCAGTACCTGACCGATTTTCCGGTTCAGGAGTTGATGGGCAACGACAAGGTTGTGCCGATTCCTCATCTCGGTGCCAGCACCGAAGAGGCGGAAGAGAATTGTGCCATCATGGTAGCTGATCAGCTGATCGATTTTCTCGAAAACGGCAACATCAAGAATTCAGTCAATTTCCCTAGCATCGCTCTGGAGCGTAATGGTGGCTTCCGTATCGCCTTCTCCAACCGCAACGTGCCGAAGATGCTCAACCAGGTCCTCTCCGTACTGGCGGATCGGGAGCTGAATGTAATCGATATGATTAACAAGAGTCGCGACGAAGTGGCCTACAATATTATCGACATCGATAGAGAGCCCTCGGAAGAGCTCGTTCAGGCTCTCGAAGCGATTGATGGTGTTATCAAAGTTCGTATCCTTTAA
- the mqnB gene encoding futalosine hydrolase, whose product MIALLAAVPEETNLIRAALQDFAQESVNGIALISGTISGKKITLAHSGIGKAAAAATAVSLLSSCQPEALLLFGCGGAYLGTDLALGDLALASGEIFGDEGVATPKGFRDLAETRLAMRRTPEKFYNNWPVDNELHDWAKPLLQAHATENKIKLRSGPFVTVSTCTGSTVVATEIEQRTKGICENMEGAAVALACQQLSTPLLEVRGISNLVEDRETSRWDLPAGIAAAQRAILELLKSWPEQQPQ is encoded by the coding sequence ATGATCGCTCTCCTCGCAGCAGTCCCTGAAGAAACCAACCTGATCAGAGCCGCGCTTCAGGATTTTGCGCAGGAATCCGTCAATGGCATCGCCTTGATCTCCGGCACCATCTCAGGTAAGAAGATCACCCTTGCACACAGCGGCATCGGCAAAGCCGCGGCAGCAGCCACTGCCGTCAGTCTCTTGAGCAGCTGCCAACCTGAAGCGCTGCTTCTGTTCGGTTGCGGCGGTGCCTATCTTGGCACAGACCTGGCTTTGGGCGACCTAGCACTTGCCAGTGGCGAAATTTTTGGCGACGAAGGCGTCGCTACCCCTAAAGGCTTCCGGGATCTTGCTGAGACAAGGTTGGCCATGCGCCGTACCCCTGAAAAATTTTACAACAACTGGCCGGTTGACAATGAGCTGCACGACTGGGCGAAACCCCTCCTGCAGGCCCACGCTACAGAGAATAAGATAAAGCTGCGCAGCGGTCCTTTTGTCACCGTCTCCACCTGTACAGGATCGACGGTTGTTGCAACCGAAATCGAGCAGCGCACCAAGGGCATCTGTGAGAACATGGAAGGAGCGGCGGTCGCCCTGGCCTGTCAGCAGCTCTCGACGCCATTGCTTGAAGTCCGCGGCATCTCCAACCTGGTGGAAGACCGCGAAACCAGCCGCTGGGATCTCCCCGCCGGCATTGCTGCTGCGCAACGCGCCATCCTTGAGCTTCTCAAATCCTGGCCGGAGCAACAACCGCAATGA
- a CDS encoding CARDB domain-containing protein, giving the protein MKNLLLLVLLLLVWTGSANAVDRAYYPFSGDANDASINGNHGTVNGATLTVDRNSFADNAYSFDGTNSISVPNDASLNFLSGESFKVSAWVKTSSTGEIQSIFTKQDTDKAYSLRITAGGKAQFFLQDAIANSIDVVSASVVSDDSWHLIEGVRNATDGTISISVDNVVENSKINTLTGDYDPTDVAGIGYSGFGDAWKFNGSIDEIRIEDVVFVSDTTPPVITLNGSDPVDAEAGTSYTDAGATANDDVYGSVAVTVGGDVVDINSLGTYVITYDAADTLGNDATQVTRTVYVVDTIPPETSIDSGAEPTPYVTDITFTFSANDSFSDDAAATFECRIDGGIYSTCTSPQSYNGLAAGSYTFEVRAADPSLNVDPTPASFAFMIYDLTVSDDQAGSIAANYQDDLVVTASGAVPGSTIFFEQLVDVAPGGIGGEDMVVRTVQAVANGSGVATVTLNYHNTLDRFHAFGDYSFRATDITVGAGTGTDSSVFSVSQVGQPDNLSGLLYESDGSTLVTGAFLRFEDKWGNIYGYALTNSSGFYVFDAAAAGDYLVYPMAYGYAANVPAPITISGPAGSYNINLASDVDAINGQVHSSGSGIDGVEIIANCSGVYSVGLTDLNGNYSLAVPAICFDPVLAGHVELAGHDDFSPSLKGYVDDGAARQLSACVGAVDFDLPAATATISGQVLASAVPTGGIPVVATNGSGERAYGVSDVSGNYSLNVSSAADWNVMPKQRIVNPLGFVGNKIAVDTSGGDQVGQNFNLNVIDGWVEGVVTDAVTTNPLAGIEVYSSAVAYSSVKTDADGFYRVPVVQAEGLPIHVDVTGVVYVDPVIANIAASEFLANVATVDFVLDQIDHYDLVVDSVTGVPATAEAGDLMTVTVTISNVGNIKVPLDNYVAIYISTDCQVTSDDILLDYIRLTTMQPGEAETADFTFLVPSWVMLGETYYIGVNADLGNRASNEHDETNNFTGGQGFLVSGIPYDLVAGSVTGVPANANAGDSLSITATVSNVGPNRAPKDVYASLYISTDAVITTDDTELSYTRVKTMEVGDVTVALNAVVPSWVQSGVTYYLGFIADASNRLAESNEVNNASPGQAFVVSGTPYDLVAGSVTGVPANANAGDSLSVTATVSNVGTSRAPRDIYATLYLSTDAVITADDTKLKHVRVSTMMPGDVTVAFNGKVPSWVQSGVTYYLGFIADSSNWLVEPNEADNISAAYSFDVP; this is encoded by the coding sequence ATGAAAAATTTATTATTGCTGGTCTTGCTTTTGTTGGTCTGGACCGGGAGTGCAAATGCCGTCGATAGAGCTTACTATCCATTCAGCGGTGACGCCAACGATGCGAGTATCAATGGAAACCATGGCACGGTGAACGGCGCAACACTGACGGTTGACAGGAACAGTTTTGCTGACAATGCGTACAGTTTCGATGGCACAAACTCGATTTCAGTGCCTAATGATGCTTCTCTCAATTTTTTAAGCGGAGAGTCTTTCAAGGTAAGTGCTTGGGTCAAGACCTCTTCTACGGGCGAAATCCAATCGATATTTACAAAGCAAGATACAGATAAGGCTTATTCACTAAGAATTACTGCTGGCGGGAAAGCGCAATTCTTTCTTCAGGATGCCATCGCCAATTCAATCGATGTGGTTAGTGCCTCTGTCGTTTCCGATGATAGCTGGCATTTAATAGAGGGCGTGCGAAACGCGACCGATGGAACGATAAGCATCTCTGTCGACAATGTCGTAGAAAACTCAAAAATCAATACGCTCACGGGAGATTATGACCCGACTGATGTAGCAGGGATTGGTTACAGTGGCTTTGGTGATGCATGGAAGTTTAATGGTTCCATAGATGAAATTCGTATCGAAGATGTTGTTTTTGTTTCCGACACCACCCCGCCGGTCATCACCCTGAACGGCTCCGATCCGGTCGATGCCGAAGCCGGCACCAGCTACACTGATGCCGGGGCGACGGCGAACGATGACGTCTATGGGAGTGTCGCAGTTACGGTCGGCGGTGATGTGGTCGATATCAACTCGTTAGGCACCTACGTCATCACCTACGATGCCGCCGATACCCTCGGTAACGACGCCACCCAGGTGACCCGGACAGTCTATGTAGTTGACACTATTCCGCCAGAAACGTCGATTGACAGCGGTGCGGAACCTACTCCTTATGTCACCGATATAACCTTTACCTTCAGCGCCAACGATTCGTTCAGCGACGACGCGGCAGCAACCTTTGAGTGCCGGATCGATGGTGGCATTTACTCAACATGTACCAGCCCGCAAAGCTATAACGGCTTAGCCGCCGGCTCGTACACTTTCGAGGTGCGGGCGGCCGATCCTTCTCTGAATGTTGATCCGACACCGGCCAGCTTCGCTTTCATGATCTACGACCTGACGGTCAGCGATGATCAAGCCGGTTCAATTGCGGCCAACTACCAGGATGACCTGGTGGTTACGGCCAGTGGTGCTGTTCCGGGGAGTACGATCTTCTTTGAGCAGCTGGTCGATGTCGCCCCGGGCGGGATCGGTGGCGAGGACATGGTCGTTCGCACGGTCCAGGCGGTTGCCAACGGTAGTGGCGTTGCGACAGTAACTCTTAATTACCACAATACGCTCGATCGCTTCCATGCCTTTGGTGACTACTCCTTCCGCGCTACCGACATCACCGTCGGTGCCGGTACCGGTACGGACAGTTCGGTATTCAGCGTCAGCCAGGTTGGTCAGCCTGATAACCTGAGTGGACTACTTTACGAATCGGATGGCAGCACACTGGTGACCGGTGCGTTCCTGCGCTTCGAAGACAAATGGGGCAATATCTATGGCTACGCCCTGACTAATTCTTCTGGTTTTTATGTCTTCGACGCAGCGGCTGCCGGTGATTATCTGGTCTACCCGATGGCCTACGGCTATGCCGCCAATGTACCTGCTCCGATCACAATCAGCGGGCCGGCTGGCAGCTACAATATAAACCTTGCCAGCGATGTTGATGCCATCAATGGTCAGGTGCACAGTTCCGGTAGTGGCATCGATGGTGTCGAAATTATTGCGAACTGTTCAGGTGTGTACAGCGTTGGCCTGACCGACCTCAACGGCAACTACAGCCTGGCTGTACCGGCCATTTGTTTCGACCCAGTCCTAGCGGGCCATGTTGAACTGGCGGGGCACGACGATTTTAGCCCATCTTTGAAAGGGTATGTCGATGATGGCGCAGCCCGGCAGCTTTCGGCCTGTGTCGGAGCGGTTGATTTCGATCTGCCGGCTGCAACGGCCACCATCAGTGGTCAGGTATTGGCTTCAGCTGTGCCGACCGGCGGGATTCCTGTCGTCGCCACGAACGGTAGCGGTGAGCGTGCCTATGGTGTGAGTGACGTTTCAGGTAACTACAGTCTGAATGTCTCCTCAGCCGCCGACTGGAACGTTATGCCGAAGCAGCGCATTGTCAACCCGCTTGGCTTCGTCGGAAACAAAATTGCCGTCGATACATCCGGTGGTGATCAGGTGGGCCAGAACTTTAATCTTAACGTCATTGATGGATGGGTTGAAGGTGTTGTGACTGACGCTGTGACAACCAATCCTCTCGCAGGCATTGAAGTTTACTCGTCAGCGGTTGCTTACTCGTCGGTGAAGACAGATGCCGACGGTTTCTATCGTGTGCCGGTAGTGCAGGCAGAGGGTTTACCTATTCATGTCGATGTTACGGGGGTGGTTTATGTTGATCCTGTAATAGCCAATATTGCGGCTTCTGAGTTTTTAGCGAATGTGGCAACGGTCGATTTCGTCCTCGATCAGATCGATCATTATGATCTGGTCGTCGATAGTGTTACGGGGGTCCCTGCGACAGCAGAGGCCGGGGACCTTATGACGGTGACCGTTACCATCAGTAATGTCGGCAATATCAAGGTTCCGCTCGACAATTATGTTGCTATCTACATTTCAACCGACTGCCAGGTGACAAGTGATGACATCCTCCTCGATTATATAAGGCTCACTACGATGCAGCCAGGGGAGGCAGAGACAGCCGATTTCACATTTTTGGTGCCGTCATGGGTGATGCTTGGGGAGACCTATTATATTGGCGTGAATGCCGATTTAGGTAATCGCGCTTCCAATGAGCATGATGAGACCAATAATTTTACAGGGGGGCAGGGTTTTTTGGTTTCCGGTATTCCGTATGATCTGGTCGCCGGTTCTGTAACGGGCGTTCCAGCTAACGCCAATGCCGGTGACAGCTTGAGCATAACTGCGACAGTCAGTAACGTCGGGCCAAACAGGGCCCCGAAAGATGTCTATGCGTCGTTGTATATTTCTACCGATGCCGTGATTACAACCGATGATACCGAACTGAGCTATACAAGAGTCAAAACAATGGAGGTCGGTGACGTAACCGTAGCGTTGAACGCTGTGGTGCCGTCCTGGGTTCAGTCCGGGGTGACTTATTATTTGGGTTTTATTGCCGATGCCTCAAATAGACTTGCTGAATCGAATGAGGTCAATAATGCCTCACCTGGGCAGGCGTTTGTTGTTTCCGGCACTCCCTATGATCTGGTCGCCGGCTCTGTAACGGGTGTTCCTGCTAACGCCAATGCCGGTGACAGCTTGAGCGTAACCGCGACAGTCAGTAACGTCGGGACAAGCAGGGCCCCGAGAGATATCTATGCGACGTTGTATCTCTCTACCGATGCTGTGATTACAGCCGATGACACCAAACTGAAGCATGTAAGGGTCTCAACAATGATGCCCGGTGACGTAACCGTAGCGTTCAATGGTAAGGTGCCGTCCTGGGTTCAGTCGGGGGTGACTTATTATTTAGGTTTTATTGCTGATTCCTCGAATTGGCTTGTAGAACCGAATGAGGCTGATAACATTTCGGCTGCATACAGTTTTGACGTCCCATGA
- a CDS encoding PaaI family thioesterase: MCGGASCLGSAPIFLLEVAVPEVDLQGEVGWESFDAPALVGETLRFVSGDRTGNRFRMSYFRDQEQHLVARVWFGPVTEGPPDHAHGGSIAAVLDEVLGLAAWADGHKIVVGNLNVSFRQLLPIQTVVQVNTKIVSVQGRKIMVHGEVCSLDGTIYATGECLCITLTEAQIASSGKS, translated from the coding sequence ATGTGTGGGGGCGCTTCCTGTTTGGGGAGTGCCCCCATTTTCCTTTTGGAGGTTGCTGTGCCTGAAGTTGATTTGCAAGGTGAGGTTGGCTGGGAGTCTTTCGATGCTCCTGCACTGGTTGGTGAAACGCTGCGCTTTGTTTCGGGAGACCGGACCGGCAACCGTTTTCGCATGAGCTATTTTCGAGATCAGGAGCAGCATCTGGTAGCGCGTGTCTGGTTTGGACCGGTCACAGAGGGCCCACCCGACCATGCCCATGGCGGCAGTATCGCTGCGGTGCTTGACGAGGTCCTTGGCCTGGCCGCCTGGGCCGATGGCCACAAAATTGTGGTCGGCAACCTGAACGTCAGCTTTCGCCAGTTGTTGCCGATTCAGACGGTTGTACAGGTCAATACGAAGATTGTTTCAGTACAGGGGCGTAAGATCATGGTTCACGGAGAAGTTTGTAGTCTCGATGGCACAATTTATGCCACGGGAGAGTGCCTCTGTATCACATTGACAGAGGCCCAGATAGCATCCTCAGGAAAGTCTTGA
- the serA gene encoding phosphoglycerate dehydrogenase yields the protein MKVIVTDEISEKGLELLEKDPRVQLDVRLGLKTSELHGLIGGYDAIITRSGTQVDAELLSHATNLKMVARAGVGIDNVDVVAASERGIIVVNAPFGNTNSAAEHSMAILLSMCRNVPDANASLKSGQWQRAPFTGYELKHKTMGIIGLGKVGGRVALRSRAFEMDVVVYDPYISEKRAADFGTRLVSLDELVSMADVISVHTPLNDETRDLIAGEHFSAMKEGVLIVNCARGGIINESAMLTALQSGKVAGAAFDVWSEEPPKSDILKKMIEHPRMVVTPHLGANTFEAQTNVAIDVSREILNLLDGKPVENAVNIARFDPDLMAQMRPFMELAALLGDFISQLAPENPGKVIFNYTGKLAAHDCMPITVAGLAALLNRCTDQEINMVNASLVAERRGLIVEQSRSTESNFFSNLITMSLETPQGKRTIAGTLFEGTPKIVKMRDFDTDFTPEEHMLVMHYDDRPGLIGKIGTILGEAQVNIGAMNLGRRIKGGEAMVVLSVDSPVGGETLAKLSEAIGARFVKAVYLKR from the coding sequence ATGAAAGTCATCGTTACAGACGAGATCTCGGAAAAAGGTCTTGAGCTCCTCGAGAAGGATCCGCGAGTCCAGCTGGATGTGCGCCTGGGCCTTAAGACCTCTGAGCTGCATGGTTTGATCGGTGGTTATGATGCCATCATTACCCGCTCAGGGACCCAGGTGGATGCCGAACTTTTGAGCCACGCTACAAACCTGAAAATGGTTGCCCGTGCAGGGGTCGGTATTGACAATGTCGATGTCGTGGCTGCCAGTGAACGCGGCATCATTGTCGTCAACGCTCCCTTCGGCAACACCAACTCGGCGGCCGAGCATTCGATGGCGATCCTCCTCTCCATGTGCCGTAACGTGCCGGACGCCAACGCCAGCTTGAAAAGCGGCCAGTGGCAAAGGGCCCCTTTTACCGGTTACGAACTCAAACATAAGACTATGGGAATCATAGGCCTGGGTAAAGTCGGTGGGCGCGTGGCTTTACGGTCCCGTGCTTTCGAGATGGATGTGGTGGTTTATGACCCCTACATCAGCGAGAAACGGGCCGCGGACTTCGGTACCCGTCTGGTCTCTCTCGATGAGCTGGTCAGTATGGCTGACGTTATCTCGGTGCACACGCCTCTCAATGATGAAACCCGCGATCTGATTGCCGGAGAGCATTTTTCTGCAATGAAGGAAGGCGTATTGATCGTCAACTGCGCCCGAGGTGGTATTATCAACGAGTCGGCTATGTTGACCGCTCTGCAAAGCGGCAAGGTTGCAGGCGCTGCGTTTGATGTCTGGAGTGAGGAACCGCCCAAAAGCGATATCCTTAAAAAGATGATTGAACATCCCCGCATGGTGGTGACGCCTCACCTGGGAGCCAACACCTTTGAAGCACAGACCAATGTGGCGATCGATGTCAGTCGCGAAATACTTAACCTCCTCGATGGCAAGCCTGTGGAAAATGCCGTGAACATTGCTCGCTTCGATCCGGACCTGATGGCGCAGATGCGTCCCTTCATGGAGTTGGCAGCGCTGTTGGGTGATTTTATCTCACAACTGGCTCCGGAAAATCCTGGCAAGGTGATCTTTAACTATACCGGCAAGCTGGCGGCCCACGATTGCATGCCGATCACGGTGGCTGGCCTGGCGGCACTTCTTAACCGCTGCACCGACCAGGAAATCAACATGGTTAACGCCAGTCTGGTTGCAGAACGCCGTGGGCTGATCGTTGAGCAGAGCCGATCCACCGAGTCAAATTTCTTCTCCAACCTGATCACCATGAGCTTGGAGACTCCCCAGGGCAAACGTACCATTGCCGGCACGCTCTTCGAGGGCACACCGAAGATTGTCAAAATGCGCGATTTTGACACAGACTTTACTCCTGAGGAGCATATGCTGGTCATGCATTATGACGATCGCCCGGGACTGATTGGCAAAATCGGCACCATCCTTGGCGAGGCCCAAGTCAATATCGGCGCCATGAACCTGGGCCGTCGAATCAAGGGTGGGGAGGCCATGGTTGTCCTCTCGGTCGATTCTCCGGTTGGTGGGGAGACTCTGGCTAAATTGAGTGAAGCGATAGGTGCGCGTTTTGTAAAAGCGGTTTACTTGAAGCGATAA
- a CDS encoding 1,4-dihydroxy-6-naphthoate synthase, translating to MKSLSLGYSPCPNDTYIFYALTHNKVAIPGHRIEQRLEDVETLNQLALDGLLDLTKISYHALGHLRDRYALLHSGGALGRGCGPLVIAADSTDMQALRGKRIAVPGKLTTANLLLQLHGSGYENLLILPFDQIMSALQSGAADAGVIIHESRFTYQQAGFHEVLDLGAWWEADSGLPIPLGGILARRDLGETTIRMADEAIRRSLEYAKLHPQEPRSYIKQHAQELENEVIDAHINLYVNDFSLTLGDEGIMAVETLLSRAEKRGLVPKCDKPLFLS from the coding sequence ATGAAGAGCTTAAGCCTGGGATATTCTCCCTGCCCCAATGACACCTATATCTTTTACGCCCTCACCCACAACAAGGTTGCGATTCCTGGCCATAGGATTGAACAGCGCCTGGAAGATGTCGAGACCCTCAACCAGCTGGCTCTCGACGGGCTGCTTGACCTGACAAAAATCTCCTACCACGCCCTGGGCCATTTACGCGATCGTTACGCCTTGCTTCACAGCGGTGGCGCGCTTGGCCGCGGTTGCGGACCGCTGGTCATTGCTGCAGATTCGACAGATATGCAGGCTCTTCGCGGCAAACGGATCGCCGTTCCGGGCAAACTGACTACGGCCAACCTGCTGCTGCAACTACATGGGTCGGGTTACGAGAATCTGCTCATCCTGCCCTTCGACCAGATCATGAGCGCACTGCAAAGCGGCGCAGCAGACGCCGGAGTCATTATCCATGAATCGCGCTTTACCTATCAGCAGGCGGGCTTCCATGAGGTTCTGGACCTGGGAGCATGGTGGGAAGCTGACAGTGGTCTGCCGATACCCTTGGGGGGGATTCTCGCCAGAAGAGACCTGGGAGAAACAACGATCAGAATGGCTGACGAAGCGATCCGGAGGAGCCTTGAATACGCCAAACTTCATCCGCAAGAACCGCGCAGCTACATCAAGCAACACGCGCAGGAACTTGAAAATGAGGTGATCGACGCGCACATCAATCTCTACGTCAATGATTTCTCGCTGACTCTGGGTGACGAAGGGATCATGGCCGTAGAGACTCTTCTGAGCCGAGCGGAGAAACGTGGACTAGTCCCGAAATGCGACAAGCCCCTCTTCCTGTCCTGA
- the serC gene encoding 3-phosphoserine/phosphohydroxythreonine transaminase, with translation MSQKVYNFGAGPAMLPVPVMERIREEFLDFQSMGVSVIEVSHRAKQFEKVLLDAQESFRQLTNLPDNYKILFVHGGARMQFSALPMNLAGRSASKKCLYVETGNFAKLANKDAKAYGDIQVIASSADTNYDRLPAITPEMIDQDAAYLHITTNNTLYGSRYSKFPDAGKVPLIADQTSEILSRVVDYSKFGCIYAGLQKNLGPSGTAIVVIREDLLGYASAETPVLLNYEQCAKDNSLTNTANTFAIYVTGLVLEWLQEQGGIAAIEKINEQKAKTLYDLIDAGDYYRGVIQPQVRGTMNVSFNLASEELEAKFLKEAGEQGLYALKGHRSVGGIRASIYNAMPLAGVDALASFMKEFESKNG, from the coding sequence ATGTCTCAGAAAGTTTATAATTTTGGTGCCGGCCCGGCGATGTTGCCGGTTCCTGTGATGGAGCGCATTCGTGAAGAATTTCTCGATTTCCAGAGCATGGGCGTCTCCGTGATCGAGGTCAGCCATCGCGCCAAGCAATTTGAAAAAGTGCTTCTGGATGCCCAGGAGAGTTTTCGCCAGTTGACCAATCTGCCGGACAATTACAAGATCCTCTTTGTCCATGGCGGCGCGCGCATGCAGTTCTCGGCTCTGCCGATGAACCTGGCCGGTCGTTCGGCGAGCAAGAAATGCCTCTATGTCGAGACGGGCAACTTCGCCAAGCTGGCCAACAAGGATGCCAAGGCTTACGGCGATATCCAGGTTATTGCCAGCAGCGCTGACACGAACTATGATCGTCTCCCGGCCATTACTCCTGAGATGATTGATCAGGATGCGGCTTACCTGCACATCACCACCAACAATACCCTTTACGGCTCTCGCTACAGCAAGTTCCCGGATGCTGGTAAGGTGCCCCTGATCGCTGACCAGACCTCGGAGATTCTCTCCCGTGTGGTCGATTACAGCAAGTTCGGCTGCATCTATGCCGGCTTGCAGAAAAACCTCGGGCCTTCCGGAACCGCGATCGTTGTCATCCGCGAAGATCTGCTGGGATACGCTTCTGCGGAGACGCCGGTGCTTCTCAACTATGAGCAGTGTGCCAAGGATAACTCCCTGACCAACACCGCAAACACCTTCGCCATCTACGTCACCGGTCTGGTGCTGGAGTGGTTGCAGGAGCAGGGCGGGATTGCCGCGATCGAGAAAATCAATGAGCAGAAGGCCAAGACCCTTTACGACCTGATCGATGCCGGTGATTACTATCGCGGTGTCATCCAGCCTCAAGTTCGCGGTACCATGAATGTCAGCTTTAACCTGGCCAGTGAAGAACTCGAAGCCAAGTTCCTTAAAGAAGCCGGCGAGCAGGGGCTGTACGCACTCAAAGGCCACCGCAGCGTCGGTGGTATCCGCGCCTCGATTTACAACGCCATGCCGTTGGCCGGAGTTGATGCCCTTGCCAGCTTCATGAAGGAATTTGAGAGCAAGAACGGTTAA